A single window of Drosophila suzukii chromosome 3, CBGP_Dsuzu_IsoJpt1.0, whole genome shotgun sequence DNA harbors:
- the LOC108017255 gene encoding uncharacterized protein translates to MLRDIFLYLVLIVLFCFIFMAQLIVNVYAFQRQPSPHKAERNEIIFV, encoded by the coding sequence ATGCTGCGCGATATCTTTCTGTATTTAGTTCTAATCGTTTTATTTTGCTTCATTTTCATGGCGCAGTTAATCGTCAACGTTTACGCGTTCCAGCGCCAGCCGTCGCCCCACAAAGCGGAGCGCAATGAAATTATATTTGTCTAG